The window ATAAAGGAAATATATAGGGTTCGATTGTTGCAAAATTATAATCTAAGTTATACCAGAGTCCACCCGCTATAGCAAAAATAAGTAGTATTAGGGCTCCTGATTTTACAGCTACTCCTGAAAAACTAGCACGTTCGGTCGATTCAAACGCATAACCTTCACTTAAGTCCTTCGTTAAAATCGGATTTCTTGTATTATATCTCATTTCTATAACCTCCAATAAGTTATTATTCTTGTATATTATACCATAATTCATTATAAGTAAATAATGAATTATTAAATTATGATACAAATTCCAGTAGTTGTAATCATAACCTGCATATTTTTAAACAATTTTATGCACTATCATCGGTCACTTTCTTTATTTTTCATTATATTCTAGCACTAAATGAATGAGTTCACGTTGTATATCTCGCGTTAACGGTTTGTTAGTAGAATCATTTGTCTTAATATAATCACTTAACTCTTGACAGTTTTGATCAATTGTAAAAATTGCTGCTATATCACTATCGATTTCTACCTTAACATGTTTATTTGCAAAAAATAAGATTCCTCTAACATCGATTGTATAACCATGTTCGTATAATAACTGCTTAAATAAATCCATTTGACGATCAATTTGATGAGTGGGATTTTTTTTATAATGAATCTTTGAACTTTCAAATGTCTGAGAAATTACCTCATCGTAATCGTTACCTTTTAATTGTCCTGTATAATTTTTCGTCTCAATTACATAAATGCCACTTGGTCCTATCACTAAATGATCCATTTGACAACGCTCAGTGTTTATTAATAAATCTAGGTCGTTAATGACGTTATAGGAACGAGGGAGTCGTTTTAAAAGTTTTGAAACATGCTTTTCACCCATATAACCAATATGGTATTTTTTTGCCTCTTTTTTATGAACTTTAGCACGTTTATTGATCTCGTAAATCATAAAACCGGTTATTAGTAATCCGACAGCGAATACGGCTACGTGTTTAAAGTAAAACGAGACTAAAAGATAGATACAAATGATTAACAAGATATCAAACATAAAGATCGAATATAATTTAATTTGTTTTTGATACTTCTCTTTTAAACTATTTTTATGCTTATTAATAACCTTAGCCATTATAAACCAACTTTCATCATTACTTAAGAATTTTTAAAAAAGGTAAGATAGGTAAAAGATACCCTATAATAATTTTAAGTAATTAAGAGAGAGATTATAACTAAAGGATGAAAAAATTTGATTTAACTATTTTAATAAACGATTGAACAGTCTAAATCGTTTTCTTTCTGACCATAAAAATTAGTCAAAGTCAAGGATCGGTAAAGACGTATTCGTTAGTTGCTCCATGTAGTTTTTATAATAACGAATTCCTAAGTCTAGTTGTTTGTTAAACCATTCATTTCCTGACTTAGTTTGTAGAATTTGGTCTTTTCTAAATTGGTTTAATCGCTCGATGCGTTCTGAAACTTCTCGCTTTAATTCAGGGATTGGCTTCTGTTCGGTATGCAAGTGCTGCATATATTTATAAATTCGGTAGGCGCCAAATCGGTCAATATTATCCGCATCTGTCACAATCTTTGATTCGATTGTCTCCTCATAGTCATACCCCGCTTCACCATCCACATGAATAGCAATTGCATAACTTATATCATTTATTTCTTTAGGAGATAATCCCAGTGTTTCTAAAAACGGTCTAGCGACACGTGCTGATACTCGTCCATGTTCGCGATTTTCATTTGTATCATACTTCCCTACGTCATGAAGCAGGCATGCAACTGTTACGACTTTAATATTAGCACCTTCATCTCTAGCCAATTGAGTGCCTACGTTCGCAACACGTAACGTATGTTCATAACGATACTGAATTTCAGAATCTTTGACGTCTGCTTGATTAAGATGTTTTATTAAAAAATCATTCACTCTAGAAATTAAATCCTTACTCATCCTACATCACCCTTTACAATTGATACATTAATTTTACCATAAACAGATGCTTGTTTACATATATTGGTTCTACTTTTAGAAAAGAAATAGGTTTATTATTCAGTAAATCAGATGTGTCTCTAACGAACAGTTTTATTTTTTCTAAAGAAAAAGACCGCAACAAATGCAGCCTTAATAGATTAATTAAACGGTTTGAAAAATAATACAATACCAAATATGATGAGGATAGCGCCACCAACACGAGCTGTCACAAGTTCTAACGAAGAAAGCTTTCTCCCGTTTTTAAACGTCCAGAAATGACGAATTTTAATCATTTGTTCAGGAATAGATACATTTAAGAATCCGATGATGATAAAAAATAATCCAAACACTATATGCATGTATTTCACCTACTTAAAATAGTCATGTGATAGTTAGATTATAACAAAGGAGATCACTAAAGTAAATAAGCCCCATTTTTTTGATCTCAAAAATCATTATTACATGAAATCAAATAACAGACCCGATCATTAGGCAGTAAGACACTATTCCCATTAAAAATGATGATTAAATGGTTCGATATATGTATAATCTTTTTCTTTAATAACAACTAAGACCGTACTCATATAAGGCATTAAGGTCTCCATTCGTTGTGGTGGAACGGCAATCATCATTTGCATATTAAGTGACTGGTAAAATTCCATCATAGTTTGGATTCGGCTTTCATCCATATTGTTAAATGCCTCATCATATAGAACGATTCCTGCCGAGTCTTGGTTAAATAATTTAACGAAGGATGCTGCAATAATTACGTAATAAGGGGTCTGCGTTTCTCCACCACTCTTTTCACGACAGACTTTTGAGAAACTAGATGTATCCCCATTATCATGAAGAATCTTAATGTCATAGTCCATATATTTACGATAGTCAGTAAAATCATTAATCAGACTTTCTGACTCCTTATCATCCTCTGTAATTTTTTCTAGTAACTCATGTAAAATCGCACTACTCTTTGGATCCATTACATCTGAATATAAGGAAAAGTTCTCTAATATACTATCATCCATAATTAGTTTATAATATTTTTCTTTTCCTCTACTCGGTGTAAATACAAACTGATAAGCATCCTTACCAAACTGTTTACCTTCTAAAGCCTCATTTAATACCCTAATTTCCTTATGTGACTTCTTAATGTTTTCTTGTAGTTTCGCAATAAAGTGCTCTTTAAATTCTAGTTCAGTCTTTTCTCTTAGTTCTTGTACCTTCTCTTCATAATCGAGTAAGGTACTATTTTTAATTTTTTCAAAAGTCTCAATATAGGGTTTAATCGTTTTCTCATTTTCATCAAAACTACTTTGATACTTGTAATTGTACTCATTCTTTAAGACTTTTAATTGACTATAAAGACTTGTAATAGTCTTTTGGTTTTCATCTAATTGCTTCTTGCATTGATCGATAACGTCTATAAACTCTATTTCTTTTAACATCTCGTTATACGCTTCTTTAGACTCTGTATAATGGTTATGATTGCGTTCAATTAGGTCATCAATTTCTTCATCTAGTTTAGCCATTTTATTTTCAGTATCATTAAGCTCATTTGATAGTTCAGATTTTTGTTTTTTAAGGCTTCCTATTTCCGTATAGAGTTCATTGATTTGTTTATTAAGTCCTCTAGACGTCTCATCTAATGTATCTAAATTGCGTTCTAATGTTAAATAGTGATCGTCAAGTTCAACATGTTCTGCTGCTTCCTTTAAATCGTTTAAGTCTGACAATTCTTTATAGTATGTTCTTATATAATGAGTATTCGATAAGATTTCATAAAGTTTCTTTGTTCCTAGTTGTTCGATTATTCCATTCACTTTACTAATTTCCTGTTCTATTTCATACTTTTTTGCAGTCAACTCATTTAGGTCATCTCGATATTTTGTTACTTGCTTCTTAATTGCATCACGACCAATAAATGGTGTTTTGTACACATTTGCATGAATTTGTCTTGCCGTATAGTTGTTATAGACCATACAGGTTGGCGTGATTGCTGTTCGATGATTCTTTAACTCATTCACCTGTTCACAGCACACTACACGATTTAAAAGCATGTTCGCGTAAAGTCTTGCATGGATATTATTTGTATCGACTTTGCTAGATAAGCTGCCAGGATGTGTCCCCTTATAAATTGATATCTTACCGGTATTAACTAATCCAACCCCATAAATTTTCTTTTTAAACTTAACCTGTTCATAAATAGTAAGTGCTTTGTCAAAGAATTGAGGGGATACTATTAAGTCAAAACGCTGACTGTTTAAATAACCTTCTATCGCATCACGCCATAGATCATCATTAATCTCTAAACATTCACAAAACACATGAACCTTAAAATCCGGATACCCTTGTTTTCTGATTTCCTCTTGTATGGTTTGTCTTAATTCACTGATTTCCCGTCTATACGGGACTTCTTTTTGTTCTAAATTCGTAAGAGTCTCTCTTTTATCTCTCACTTCTTGATTTAACTCTTTCTCTTTTTGCTTAAGAAACATTAACTTTTCTCTATTTTTTTCTTTTAAATCATCATAGGTGTCTATTATTTTTTGAAGTATATGTCTAAATTTATCTATATGATTTTGATTTAGTTCAAACTGTTTAAGTTCATATAATAAATCATGATTCGCCTTGGATGTTAGTTGTTCTGTAATGCCTTCTAACTGTGTGATCACCGTCTTAAGCTGATTTAAGACATAATCGTATTGCTGCTTTAAACCCTTTAGTTCTTCTTCCTTTACTAAAATTTTATTTTTAATTTCCTCTTTCTCATTGTTCTGTCCAAGTGACGACATTTGTTTAATAAGCTCTTTCTTTTTTACATCTAACTTTTTCTGCTCGACCTCAACTCCGTTAATTCGATCTTTACGTTCATTAATTTGTTCTTGTAATGATTCAATCGTCTTTGTTCGGTCCCCTATCTTATGTAAAAAGAGGTCTCTCTCGGAAAATGTTACGATGTTTTTATATAGATTCTGTTGTTTTTTCTTCTGTTCTAACTGCTTATATGTATCAACTATCGTTTGTAAATCATCTAGTTTTGTCTTAACATCACAAAGGAGCGTTCCAAAATGATGGTACGCCTTCGTTGTCTCTCTAAGCTTGTCTATATTAATCGGTTTGTCATCTAATAGAAAGTTGTAGACGAAGTCTTTAACATTATCAATCGGTTTAAAGGCTAACGCTTTAGGCAATAGTTCTACGTATTTGACATCGTTAATATCAAGTTTATTTAACATCAAAAGACGTGATTCACCTTTGGTCATAGGAAGCGTCGAGGAAAAGTTACGAATAATCTTTTTAAAATCGTTAATTTTTACTGGCACTCGATCTTTAATATACCACGCTTCTGTAATTCGCTTGTCATCTATACAATAAAATTGTTCCTTCGGTCGCGTTTGGTTACTTGAGACATCGATGGCTACCCCTAAGACTACCGATCGTTCACTTAAATCATCATAAAATTCAAGCGCAACATGGCTTGTTACATCTCCCTCTCTCAAATATGTTTTTTTATCAGTTCCAATCTTACATCGAACATACCCTTCTAAGTCTCTTCTGGCTTTCATATTTGCTGCAGAGTTAAATTTTACTTTTCCCCCAGTTATTACATACTGTACGGCATCGAGTAACGTAGATTTACCCGCTCCATTCTCACCCGTTATAACACAGTTTCCATTTACTTCAACGGTTTCATTTACAAAGCCATGCCAATTAATTAGTTTGATTTTCATTAATCGCTTCATCTTCTCACACCCTACTTATAAACTTCAACTTTTTTATACACTTCATGGATATTATACGCCTTTACTGCATAGAGAATTGTCGGATAAATGATTAAACGGCTATTCCCTTTTGTCAGATCTCGATCCATATATTCAACTAAATTATAACGTCTAAACAATGATAAAATACTACGTAAATCCGTCTTCGTAATGGGACGGTCTTGTAAGTTCAACGATAAAAACTTCTTATTTAATTCGTTAATTGTAATGACCACATCTCCAA of the Haloplasma contractile SSD-17B genome contains:
- a CDS encoding HD domain-containing protein; protein product: MSKDLISRVNDFLIKHLNQADVKDSEIQYRYEHTLRVANVGTQLARDEGANIKVVTVACLLHDVGKYDTNENREHGRVSARVARPFLETLGLSPKEINDISYAIAIHVDGEAGYDYEETIESKIVTDADNIDRFGAYRIYKYMQHLHTEQKPIPELKREVSERIERLNQFRKDQILQTKSGNEWFNKQLDLGIRYYKNYMEQLTNTSLPILDFD
- a CDS encoding ATP-binding protein, which gives rise to MKRLMKIKLINWHGFVNETVEVNGNCVITGENGAGKSTLLDAVQYVITGGKVKFNSAANMKARRDLEGYVRCKIGTDKKTYLREGDVTSHVALEFYDDLSERSVVLGVAIDVSSNQTRPKEQFYCIDDKRITEAWYIKDRVPVKINDFKKIIRNFSSTLPMTKGESRLLMLNKLDINDVKYVELLPKALAFKPIDNVKDFVYNFLLDDKPINIDKLRETTKAYHHFGTLLCDVKTKLDDLQTIVDTYKQLEQKKKQQNLYKNIVTFSERDLFLHKIGDRTKTIESLQEQINERKDRINGVEVEQKKLDVKKKELIKQMSSLGQNNEKEEIKNKILVKEEELKGLKQQYDYVLNQLKTVITQLEGITEQLTSKANHDLLYELKQFELNQNHIDKFRHILQKIIDTYDDLKEKNREKLMFLKQKEKELNQEVRDKRETLTNLEQKEVPYRREISELRQTIQEEIRKQGYPDFKVHVFCECLEINDDLWRDAIEGYLNSQRFDLIVSPQFFDKALTIYEQVKFKKKIYGVGLVNTGKISIYKGTHPGSLSSKVDTNNIHARLYANMLLNRVVCCEQVNELKNHRTAITPTCMVYNNYTARQIHANVYKTPFIGRDAIKKQVTKYRDDLNELTAKKYEIEQEISKVNGIIEQLGTKKLYEILSNTHYIRTYYKELSDLNDLKEAAEHVELDDHYLTLERNLDTLDETSRGLNKQINELYTEIGSLKKQKSELSNELNDTENKMAKLDEEIDDLIERNHNHYTESKEAYNEMLKEIEFIDVIDQCKKQLDENQKTITSLYSQLKVLKNEYNYKYQSSFDENEKTIKPYIETFEKIKNSTLLDYEEKVQELREKTELEFKEHFIAKLQENIKKSHKEIRVLNEALEGKQFGKDAYQFVFTPSRGKEKYYKLIMDDSILENFSLYSDVMDPKSSAILHELLEKITEDDKESESLINDFTDYRKYMDYDIKILHDNGDTSSFSKVCREKSGGETQTPYYVIIAASFVKLFNQDSAGIVLYDEAFNNMDESRIQTMMEFYQSLNMQMMIAVPPQRMETLMPYMSTVLVVIKEKDYTYIEPFNHHF
- a CDS encoding nuclease-related domain-containing protein, which produces MAKVINKHKNSLKEKYQKQIKLYSIFMFDILLIICIYLLVSFYFKHVAVFAVGLLITGFMIYEINKRAKVHKKEAKKYHIGYMGEKHVSKLLKRLPRSYNVINDLDLLINTERCQMDHLVIGPSGIYVIETKNYTGQLKGNDYDEVISQTFESSKIHYKKNPTHQIDRQMDLFKQLLYEHGYTIDVRGILFFANKHVKVEIDSDIAAIFTIDQNCQELSDYIKTNDSTNKPLTRDIQRELIHLVLEYNEK